One window of the Marinilactibacillus sp. Marseille-P9653 genome contains the following:
- a CDS encoding PTS transporter subunit EIIC yields MSKDFWQRLGKALMTPISLIAAAGIFLGISSVLQNPDIVGDTFVSFTIVQHVIGIVRALAGAIFGNLPILFAVAISFGLAKKEKTTAAFSGIIGFILFHITIQYLLSINDITAATYSVEALMESGLSELAATQTASQYESVLGIFTLRMNVFGGIITGLLVSFLHNHFHTIDLPIAISFFGGKRFVPIITTVVVPFLAILMYFIWPYFGTAIESVGSLIADAGLFGTFLFGFLERLLVPTGLHHILNQIVRFTPIGGIAEIDGEQVVGALNIFNASLAQDSPDLTVMSEATRFLAQGKIPFMVFGLPAAAFAMVQATLKEKKQEVKGLMSASGLASFTTGITEPIEFSFIFVSPILYIFHSFMAGLSFMLMDAFNVVIGNVQGGVIDLTVFGILQGTQTNWYWPVLVGLLYAPIYYFVFKLVIEKRNVLTPGREIEEDISLSEDTKTSLSDDELGINIVEALGGSQNIKSIDNCFTRLRLVLSDTSLVDEAKLKKTGAAGTVKIDETNYQVIYGLKVENIAPKVKGAANYHDE; encoded by the coding sequence ATGTCTAAAGATTTTTGGCAACGCCTTGGTAAAGCACTTATGACTCCCATCTCTTTGATTGCCGCTGCAGGTATTTTTTTAGGAATTAGTTCCGTCCTTCAAAATCCTGACATTGTGGGAGACACCTTCGTGTCCTTCACAATTGTGCAACATGTTATCGGGATCGTACGTGCACTTGCAGGAGCGATTTTTGGTAATTTACCAATTTTATTCGCTGTCGCAATATCCTTCGGGTTAGCGAAAAAAGAAAAAACAACAGCAGCCTTTTCAGGTATCATTGGATTTATACTTTTCCATATAACCATACAATATCTCTTAAGTATAAATGACATAACTGCAGCTACCTATTCAGTGGAAGCACTTATGGAATCTGGTTTATCTGAACTGGCAGCTACCCAGACAGCTTCGCAATATGAATCCGTGCTAGGAATATTCACTCTAAGAATGAACGTATTCGGTGGTATAATAACTGGTTTACTTGTCTCATTCTTACACAATCATTTTCATACTATTGATCTACCTATTGCAATAAGCTTTTTTGGAGGTAAACGATTCGTCCCCATCATAACAACGGTTGTGGTTCCTTTCCTTGCAATCTTAATGTATTTTATTTGGCCCTATTTCGGTACAGCTATCGAAAGTGTTGGTAGTTTGATAGCTGACGCTGGATTATTCGGTACATTTTTATTTGGATTCTTAGAGAGACTCTTAGTACCAACGGGGTTACATCATATATTAAATCAAATTGTAAGATTTACACCCATTGGTGGAATTGCTGAAATTGACGGTGAGCAAGTGGTAGGTGCGCTGAACATTTTTAATGCTTCACTTGCTCAAGATTCACCAGATCTTACAGTTATGTCAGAGGCTACAAGATTTTTAGCTCAAGGTAAAATTCCATTCATGGTATTCGGGTTACCTGCTGCAGCTTTTGCTATGGTGCAAGCTACATTAAAAGAGAAAAAACAAGAAGTTAAAGGATTAATGTCAGCATCAGGCTTAGCAAGTTTTACGACTGGAATCACTGAACCAATTGAATTTTCTTTTATCTTTGTTTCACCGATACTCTATATCTTCCATTCATTTATGGCAGGATTAAGTTTCATGTTAATGGATGCCTTTAATGTTGTTATTGGAAATGTTCAGGGTGGTGTGATCGATTTAACCGTATTCGGTATTCTACAAGGTACGCAAACAAATTGGTATTGGCCCGTTTTAGTTGGATTATTGTATGCCCCAATTTATTACTTTGTATTTAAACTAGTTATCGAGAAAAGAAATGTTCTAACTCCTGGGCGTGAAATTGAAGAAGATATTTCTTTAAGCGAAGATACTAAGACGAGTCTATCTGACGATGAACTAGGAATAAATATTGTAGAAGCTCTAGGAGGTAGTCAAAATATTAAAAGTATCGATAATTGTTTCACTAGACTTCGCCTAGTATTAAGTGATACCTCATTAGTAGATGAAGCTAAACTCAAGAAAACTGGCGCAGCAGGAACGGTAAAAATTGATGAAACAAATTATCAAGTCATTTATGGACTAAAGGTAGAAAATATTGCACCCAAGGTGAAAGGAGCAGCAAATTATCATGATGAATAA
- a CDS encoding aldo/keto reductase family protein, producing the protein MEYRQLGNSGLKVSEIALGSWLTYGKTVKDTTAEDCIRLAYEKGINFFDTANVYEQGQAEKVLGKVLKDYQRDQVVVATKVYFPMGDGPNDRGLSRKHIIEQCDKSLQRLGMDYVDLYQCHRFDPTVPLEETLMALDDLVKQGKVLYTGVSEWSAAQIEKAQGIIDHRGYHKMISNQPVYNLLQRYIESEVLPVSESYGMGQIVFSPLAQGVLTGKYKPNAEIPKDSRAANKEIGSFVNRYMDDETLEAVQKLDDIADQLDISLVQLSLAWILRQPGVSAAIIGASRPSQIEENVKASGIKLSTDVLEEIDTVLESIAHIRTR; encoded by the coding sequence ATGGAGTATAGACAGTTAGGTAATAGTGGACTTAAAGTTTCAGAAATTGCACTAGGTAGTTGGCTTACATACGGAAAGACAGTAAAAGATACGACTGCAGAAGATTGTATTCGACTAGCCTATGAAAAAGGCATTAACTTCTTCGATACAGCAAATGTTTATGAACAAGGTCAAGCTGAAAAAGTACTCGGTAAAGTATTAAAAGATTACCAAAGAGATCAAGTTGTTGTAGCAACCAAAGTATACTTCCCTATGGGAGATGGACCAAATGATAGAGGGCTTTCTAGAAAACATATCATTGAACAATGCGATAAGAGCCTTCAACGTCTAGGAATGGATTATGTAGATCTATATCAATGTCACCGATTTGACCCAACGGTACCATTAGAAGAAACTTTAATGGCGCTAGATGACTTAGTAAAACAAGGAAAAGTTTTGTATACGGGGGTTAGCGAATGGTCTGCAGCTCAAATTGAGAAGGCTCAGGGGATCATTGATCATAGGGGATACCACAAAATGATTTCCAATCAACCAGTTTATAATTTATTGCAACGATACATTGAATCCGAAGTTTTACCTGTCTCGGAATCTTATGGAATGGGTCAAATCGTGTTTTCTCCGTTAGCTCAAGGGGTCCTAACTGGAAAATATAAACCAAATGCTGAAATACCGAAAGATTCTAGAGCGGCAAACAAAGAAATTGGAAGCTTTGTTAATCGTTATATGGACGATGAGACCTTGGAAGCCGTTCAGAAACTAGATGATATTGCTGATCAATTAGATATAAGTCTCGTTCAGCTTTCATTAGCCTGGATCCTACGTCAACCTGGTGTTTCTGCAGCAATCATTGGAGCAAGTAGACCTTCTCAAATCGAAGAAAACGTTAAGGCATCTGGAATAAAATTATCAACAGATGTTTTAGAAGAAATCGATACAGTACTGGAAAGTATTGCACATATCAGAACAAGATAA
- a CDS encoding ROK family transcriptional regulator, with amino-acid sequence MELKQSFTRNSNTILVLSTIMNGHQVSRAKISELTGMNKATVSEIVRNLIEDQYVVEIGAGESSSAGGRKPIYLEINKKAGVSFSIDLRSDQISSLATYLNGEVIEKYTEHCNINKVNVIERLVNHVQEFNAKYKAKPFGIVGIAIAIHGVVNENKISYTPYFDIDEIDLVKELEDRLNIPVYIENEANLSALAEAAYDYEHTHLISFSVHTGIGAGIILDRQLLRGFKGRSGEIGHTILYPDGIQCACGNKGCFEQYASLTALIRRFQNLKKDDQCTFDDLIKAVEQKDADTIVLIDHFAKDLSIGLMNIMGTYDPEVIYVNSEIFDKLPNILSIIDNHLDRSIYKNIQLFKSKLGSQASLYGATVLNLKNFFNLDEVKFDTGFASKAAGFYDK; translated from the coding sequence ATGGAACTTAAACAGTCTTTTACAAGAAATAGCAATACGATTCTCGTCCTTTCAACTATTATGAATGGCCATCAAGTGTCTAGAGCAAAAATATCAGAGCTTACTGGTATGAATAAGGCCACTGTTTCGGAAATCGTCAGAAATTTGATTGAAGACCAATATGTCGTTGAAATTGGAGCTGGAGAAAGCTCATCTGCTGGTGGTAGAAAACCGATTTACCTTGAAATTAATAAAAAGGCAGGTGTTTCTTTTAGTATTGACCTACGTTCTGATCAAATTAGCTCATTAGCCACCTACCTCAACGGTGAGGTCATCGAAAAATATACTGAGCATTGCAACATTAACAAAGTAAATGTGATTGAACGACTGGTTAATCACGTTCAAGAATTTAACGCTAAGTATAAGGCTAAACCTTTTGGAATTGTTGGTATAGCGATTGCCATTCATGGGGTCGTAAATGAAAACAAAATCAGTTACACTCCTTATTTTGATATTGATGAGATTGATCTAGTGAAGGAACTTGAAGATCGGTTAAACATTCCAGTTTATATTGAAAATGAAGCCAATCTCTCTGCTTTAGCGGAAGCAGCATATGATTACGAACATACTCATTTAATTTCCTTCAGTGTTCATACAGGTATAGGTGCTGGAATTATCTTAGATCGACAATTGCTCCGAGGATTTAAAGGACGTAGCGGCGAAATCGGTCATACGATTTTGTATCCCGATGGCATTCAGTGTGCCTGTGGTAATAAGGGGTGCTTTGAACAATACGCTTCTTTAACAGCCTTGATTCGAAGGTTCCAAAATTTAAAAAAGGACGATCAATGTACTTTTGATGATCTAATAAAAGCTGTTGAGCAGAAAGATGCTGATACCATCGTGCTTATTGATCATTTTGCTAAAGATTTGTCCATCGGTTTAATGAATATCATGGGGACATATGATCCAGAAGTCATTTATGTAAATTCTGAGATATTCGATAAGTTACCAAACATCCTTTCCATCATCGATAACCATTTAGATCGATCTATTTATAAGAACATTCAACTATTTAAATCCAAATTAGGGAGTCAAGCTAGTCTTTATGGCGCTACCGTCTTGAATCTAAAAAACTTTTTTAATCTTGATGAAGTTAAATTCGATACAGGTTTTGCTTCTAAAGCCGCAGGATTTTATGATAAGTAA
- the xylB gene encoding xylulokinase, with amino-acid sequence MSYVLGMDLGTSGLKGILVDRTGRIVASAENEYPLLTPQRGYSEQDPEEWYLAALKVLQSIKESVPDMSQNLKGISFSGQMHTLVLLDQEDKVLKNAILWNDVRTTEQCELITETLKESLLEITKNKALEGFTLPKLLWVKEHEPEIYDKISTFLLPKDYLGFRLTGHKQMEFSDAAGTLLLDIENRSWSETILNTFSINPYICPKLVRSDECIGFLDPEISKALGIEKAVKVFSGGADNACAALGAGIVEPDQAMASIGTSGVFLSNETRGDKSFNGELHYFNHVIADQFYTMGVTLAAGNSLSWFKKTFAEHETFETLLESIDTIEPGSEGLLFTPYISGERTPYTDSTIRGSFIGMDIGHTRDHFTRAVLEGITFSLKDSYQIMRTHAAYPFKTIVSVGGGAKNKVWLQMQADIFDTPIRTLETEQGPAMGSAMIAAVGTGWFDDFKNCADAFVHYKDVYHPIEENVQKYENLYTVYRQIYAATAALNSQLSKYNK; translated from the coding sequence ATGAGTTATGTATTAGGAATGGATTTAGGAACGAGTGGATTAAAAGGGATACTAGTAGATCGAACAGGTCGAATCGTAGCATCAGCAGAGAATGAATATCCACTGTTAACTCCGCAAAGAGGCTATAGTGAGCAAGATCCTGAAGAATGGTATCTGGCAGCACTCAAAGTACTCCAAAGTATTAAAGAATCAGTACCTGATATGAGTCAGAATTTAAAAGGTATTAGTTTCTCTGGACAAATGCATACGCTGGTCTTACTTGACCAAGAGGATAAGGTGTTAAAAAATGCAATCTTATGGAATGATGTTAGAACCACAGAACAATGTGAGCTGATCACTGAAACATTAAAAGAAAGTTTGCTGGAGATTACTAAAAATAAAGCGCTTGAAGGGTTTACGCTTCCTAAACTACTTTGGGTCAAAGAACATGAACCAGAGATATACGATAAAATCAGTACATTTTTACTACCAAAAGATTATTTGGGATTTCGTTTAACTGGTCATAAACAAATGGAGTTCTCAGATGCAGCAGGGACTTTACTGTTGGATATTGAAAATAGAAGTTGGAGTGAAACCATTCTGAATACCTTTTCAATTAATCCATATATCTGTCCAAAACTTGTCCGCTCAGATGAGTGCATTGGATTTTTAGATCCAGAGATTTCTAAAGCATTAGGTATTGAAAAAGCAGTAAAAGTCTTCTCAGGTGGAGCAGATAATGCTTGTGCTGCACTGGGTGCAGGTATTGTTGAACCAGATCAGGCTATGGCTAGTATCGGAACTTCAGGTGTCTTTCTCTCCAATGAAACACGAGGAGATAAATCATTTAATGGAGAATTACATTATTTTAATCATGTTATTGCCGATCAATTTTATACAATGGGCGTTACATTAGCAGCAGGAAATAGCTTAAGCTGGTTCAAAAAAACATTTGCTGAGCATGAAACGTTTGAAACACTACTCGAGTCTATTGATACAATTGAACCAGGATCAGAAGGTTTGTTGTTTACACCTTATATATCGGGAGAGCGCACGCCGTACACAGATAGTACGATTCGAGGATCATTCATTGGAATGGATATTGGACATACTAGGGACCATTTCACGAGAGCGGTACTAGAAGGGATAACTTTTTCATTAAAAGATTCATATCAAATTATGCGTACACACGCGGCCTATCCATTTAAGACAATCGTGTCAGTGGGAGGGGGGGCAAAAAATAAAGTTTGGCTACAAATGCAAGCGGATATTTTTGATACACCAATCCGAACGCTTGAGACTGAGCAAGGGCCTGCGATGGGTAGTGCAATGATTGCAGCAGTGGGTACAGGCTGGTTTGATGACTTCAAAAATTGTGCGGATGCCTTTGTTCACTACAAAGATGTCTATCATCCAATAGAAGAAAACGTTCAAAAGTATGAAAATCTTTATACAGTCTATAGACAAATTTACGCGGCTACTGCAGCTTTAAACAGTCAATTATCTAAATATAATAAATAG
- the xylA gene encoding xylose isomerase — protein MAYFDNINKIQYEGANSKDPLAFKFYNPTEKVGDQTMEEILRFGVAYWHTFTEDLSDPFGAGTALRPWDKYSDPMDKAKARVEAAFELFEKLGVPYFCFHDFDIAPEGNSLKETLANQDTIVDMFEDYMKDSKVKLLWNTVNNFSHPRFVHGAATSNNADVFAYAAAKVKKGLEVGKRLGAENYVFWGGREGYESLLNTNMELELDNLAKFFHMAVDYSKEIGFDAQFLIEPKPMEPTSHQYDYDVAHGFAFLQKYGLADKFKFNIEANHATLAGHSFDHELRYARINGMLGSVDANQGHPHLGWDTDEFPTDLYATTLAMYEILKNGGLGSGGLNFDAKVRRTSFHADDLFKAHVVGMDSFALGLKVANRLIEDRALESIVDNRYRSFNQGIGKEIREGKTNFKQLQDYALTLEDIQNESGELEEIKSILNQYLVTTLSK, from the coding sequence ATGGCATATTTTGATAACATCAATAAAATTCAATATGAAGGGGCTAATTCAAAAGACCCCTTAGCTTTCAAATTCTATAATCCTACTGAAAAAGTAGGGGACCAAACAATGGAAGAAATTCTAAGATTTGGTGTTGCTTACTGGCATACGTTCACAGAAGATTTATCAGATCCTTTTGGGGCTGGAACAGCACTTAGACCTTGGGATAAATACTCAGATCCAATGGATAAAGCAAAAGCCAGAGTAGAGGCTGCTTTTGAGTTATTTGAAAAATTAGGCGTACCTTACTTCTGCTTCCATGATTTCGATATTGCTCCCGAAGGAAATTCCTTAAAAGAAACACTTGCGAATCAAGATACGATTGTGGATATGTTTGAAGACTATATGAAAGATAGCAAAGTTAAACTTCTGTGGAATACAGTGAATAACTTTTCGCATCCGAGATTTGTTCACGGAGCAGCGACATCGAATAATGCAGATGTTTTTGCCTATGCAGCTGCAAAAGTAAAAAAAGGGCTTGAGGTCGGTAAGCGACTAGGAGCCGAAAATTACGTATTCTGGGGTGGTCGAGAAGGATATGAAAGTCTTCTAAACACTAATATGGAACTTGAACTAGATAATTTAGCAAAATTCTTCCATATGGCTGTAGACTATTCAAAAGAAATTGGATTTGATGCTCAATTCTTGATTGAACCAAAACCAATGGAACCGACTTCTCACCAATATGATTACGACGTAGCACATGGATTTGCCTTTTTACAGAAATACGGTCTAGCAGACAAATTCAAATTCAATATTGAAGCCAACCACGCGACCTTGGCGGGACATAGTTTCGATCATGAACTTAGATACGCAAGAATTAATGGGATGTTAGGATCTGTTGATGCTAACCAGGGGCATCCTCATCTTGGATGGGATACGGATGAATTTCCAACTGATCTGTATGCTACGACATTAGCCATGTATGAAATACTTAAAAATGGCGGATTAGGTTCTGGAGGTCTGAACTTTGATGCGAAAGTCAGAAGAACTTCATTCCATGCAGATGATTTATTCAAAGCGCACGTTGTGGGTATGGATAGCTTTGCACTTGGTTTAAAAGTTGCAAATAGATTGATTGAAGATAGAGCACTTGAGTCAATTGTCGATAACCGTTACCGTTCATTTAACCAAGGGATCGGTAAAGAAATCAGAGAAGGTAAAACAAATTTCAAACAACTTCAAGATTATGCTTTAACGCTAGAAGATATCCAGAATGAGTCAGGAGAATTAGAAGAAATTAAATCTATATTAAATCAGTATTTAGTCACTACACTCTCTAAATAA
- a CDS encoding MFS transporter, whose protein sequence is MKLTKHWKVLACVSGLAASSIGINLNTIGVFYTPVSESLGFFRGSFALHTTIMSLVMSFMALTIPRLLTRFDIKKGIQIGVGLSVVTTLLMAMTESLWLFYLLAAIRGIGASFYSPVPLTILVNNWFEKKNGLAMSLGFGSSGVAGALLSPIFSLIIHTYSWQLGFVVMGLFSLMLCLPALLYKFSLHPNDEGLQAYGKDQESESKSVKINSITENIKVNDVRFIVLASIGLLLSLITGLPHHLPGYAETIGFSATIGAWMLSASMFGNIAFKLLGGTLGDRVGSIKTAFMVIGLNFIALVIMLMVQVPSVMILSSFFFGAIMCFPIVVLPMLTIHFYGRERYMKVYPFFSLMTGIGGASGVTLVGYAYDFTKSYTLVFIIALSVIIISLSMILLLLSRRKTKYSLQSK, encoded by the coding sequence ATGAAGCTTACAAAACATTGGAAGGTTTTGGCTTGCGTCAGTGGTCTGGCAGCAAGTTCCATCGGCATTAATTTAAATACCATTGGTGTATTCTATACGCCTGTATCTGAGAGCCTTGGATTTTTTAGAGGTAGTTTTGCCTTACATACAACCATCATGTCACTAGTGATGTCTTTCATGGCATTGACCATACCTAGATTGCTTACTAGGTTTGATATAAAAAAAGGCATTCAAATTGGAGTGGGTTTATCTGTAGTGACAACACTGCTCATGGCCATGACTGAATCATTATGGCTTTTTTATTTACTAGCAGCTATAAGAGGAATCGGTGCATCCTTTTATTCTCCAGTACCACTCACCATACTCGTGAATAACTGGTTTGAGAAAAAGAACGGTTTAGCTATGAGCCTAGGATTTGGATCGAGTGGAGTTGCAGGTGCACTTCTTTCTCCGATATTCAGTCTAATTATTCATACCTATTCATGGCAATTAGGATTTGTCGTAATGGGACTATTCTCTTTAATGCTCTGTCTACCAGCGTTACTTTATAAATTCTCTTTACATCCAAACGATGAAGGCCTTCAGGCTTATGGTAAAGATCAAGAAAGTGAATCTAAGTCAGTGAAAATAAATTCAATTACTGAGAACATAAAAGTTAATGATGTGAGATTTATTGTGCTAGCTAGTATTGGGCTATTACTTTCATTAATTACTGGACTACCACATCATCTTCCGGGGTACGCTGAAACAATAGGCTTTAGTGCAACCATTGGAGCCTGGATGCTTTCAGCTTCTATGTTTGGTAATATTGCTTTTAAACTGTTAGGCGGTACGCTGGGTGATAGAGTTGGTTCAATCAAAACAGCATTCATGGTTATTGGCCTGAATTTTATTGCGCTCGTAATCATGTTAATGGTCCAAGTCCCAAGTGTAATGATTTTATCTTCATTTTTCTTTGGTGCCATTATGTGTTTTCCAATTGTAGTACTACCAATGTTGACGATACATTTTTATGGTCGCGAGCGTTACATGAAAGTTTATCCTTTTTTCTCTTTGATGACGGGAATAGGTGGGGCATCAGGTGTGACTTTGGTAGGATACGCCTATGACTTTACTAAAAGTTATACATTGGTCTTTATTATTGCCTTATCCGTAATCATAATATCTTTAAGTATGATTTTGCTACTCCTATCTAGACGCAAGACGAAATATTCTTTACAAAGCAAATAA
- a CDS encoding alpha-N-arabinofuranosidase → MKATAKLSKDTILADIDSRIYGSFVEHLGRAVYDGIYEPNHPSANDLGFREDVIEVINELNVPLVRYPGGNFVSGYNWEDGIGPVEDRPKRLELAWRSTETNEVGLHEFMKWADLAKTEVNMAVNLGTRGIDAARNLLEYCNHPEGTYYSDLRKQNGAEEPFNIKTWCLGNEMDGPWQIGAKTADEYGRLAEETAKAMKLVDDTIELVLCGSSSSKMPTFGEWEYTVLEHAYDQIDFLSLHLYWENFENDTANYLAKSLEMDKFIKGVVAICDAVKAKKGSDKQINLSFDEWNVWYHSKDADSKREPWDIAPPLLEDIYNFEDALLVGCGLITLLNNADRVKIACLAQLVNVIAPVMTIKDGEVWKQPIFYPFMQASNYGRGKVLRLDVKSDTYDSIEYKNVPFVETTAVLNEENKEVVIFAVNRSQDQEMTFETVLDGFENLRIVEATELAGYDIKKTTEQDHNGMEIKPNDSFSVNHLEVTGTFKPLSWNMIRLAY, encoded by the coding sequence ATGAAAGCAACAGCTAAATTAAGCAAAGATACAATCTTGGCTGATATTGATTCTAGAATTTATGGCTCATTTGTAGAACATTTAGGAAGAGCGGTATACGATGGTATCTATGAACCAAATCATCCATCAGCTAATGACCTAGGTTTCAGAGAAGATGTTATTGAAGTCATCAATGAGTTGAACGTTCCTTTAGTGCGTTATCCAGGAGGAAATTTTGTATCCGGATACAACTGGGAAGATGGTATTGGTCCGGTTGAAGACAGACCTAAACGCCTTGAGTTAGCTTGGAGATCCACAGAAACAAACGAAGTGGGTTTACACGAATTTATGAAGTGGGCTGACTTAGCAAAAACAGAAGTCAATATGGCAGTTAACCTTGGTACTAGAGGAATTGATGCAGCAAGAAATTTACTAGAGTATTGTAATCACCCAGAAGGTACGTATTACAGTGACCTTCGTAAACAAAACGGTGCAGAAGAACCTTTCAATATTAAAACATGGTGCTTAGGAAATGAAATGGATGGTCCTTGGCAAATTGGAGCAAAAACAGCTGACGAATATGGTAGATTAGCCGAAGAAACAGCTAAGGCTATGAAACTGGTTGATGATACGATTGAACTCGTTCTCTGTGGAAGTTCTTCAAGCAAAATGCCAACTTTTGGTGAATGGGAATATACCGTTCTGGAACACGCATATGACCAGATTGATTTTTTGTCGTTACACTTATACTGGGAAAACTTTGAAAATGATACAGCGAATTACCTAGCTAAGTCATTGGAAATGGATAAGTTTATTAAAGGTGTAGTCGCAATCTGTGACGCTGTTAAAGCGAAAAAAGGTTCAGACAAGCAAATCAATCTTTCTTTTGATGAGTGGAATGTCTGGTATCATTCTAAAGATGCTGACTCTAAACGCGAACCTTGGGATATCGCTCCTCCATTATTAGAAGATATCTACAACTTTGAAGATGCTTTACTTGTAGGGTGTGGTTTGATTACATTATTAAATAACGCGGATAGAGTTAAAATTGCTTGTCTTGCTCAACTCGTAAATGTTATTGCACCTGTTATGACAATCAAAGATGGGGAAGTATGGAAACAACCAATTTTCTATCCATTTATGCAAGCTTCTAACTATGGTCGTGGAAAAGTGTTGAGACTAGATGTTAAAAGTGATACGTACGATTCTATCGAATATAAAAATGTTCCATTTGTTGAAACAACTGCTGTTTTAAATGAAGAAAACAAGGAAGTTGTTATCTTTGCAGTTAATAGATCTCAAGATCAAGAAATGACATTTGAGACAGTTTTAGATGGTTTTGAGAACTTGAGAATCGTTGAAGCTACTGAATTGGCTGGTTATGACATTAAGAAAACAACTGAGCAAGATCACAACGGTATGGAAATCAAACCTAATGATTCTTTCAGTGTAAATCATCTAGAAGTTACAGGGACATTTAAACCGTTATCTTGGAATATGATACGACTAGCTTACTAA
- a CDS encoding ABC transporter substrate-binding protein, with protein sequence MKRNLLVFLASSSLLVSACQTEGETGTSTDEVETIGSNSENAEDISLWTFAPQHIDLYGDAAERWNEEFPDRPINLIAETYPFEQMHNNLLLAVQSGTGLPDIVDIELGQYPNFMEGVIQFEPMNEYVEPILDNVVESRYELYARDGNYYGIPTHVGATVMYYNTEIMDEAGVDIDKIVTWDDFVEAGKQVVENTDSKMWNVGTEDWLMDMWPMISQRGSDAIDDDGEVIFNNEENVATLQFLHDALYVDEIADLTPGGMNQSEEFYGYYLDGGSAAILAPLWYMGRFVDNMPDLKGKIAIRPMPAWEEGGNRSAGMGGTGTVVTQAANNVELSKEFLAYAKMSEQGNINLWTILGFDPPRFDTWESDEVRNTDNVYYEYFGDNIFDVLLDVRDEINTLHVTSDTPNVINEYHTHVTFNVLRNRNETPKEALDRSAEVVRSLQRK encoded by the coding sequence ATGAAACGAAATCTATTAGTATTTTTAGCTTCATCATCTTTATTAGTAAGTGCATGTCAAACTGAAGGAGAAACCGGAACTTCAACAGATGAAGTAGAAACAATAGGTTCTAATTCTGAGAATGCAGAAGACATATCCTTATGGACGTTTGCACCACAGCACATTGATCTATACGGTGATGCTGCTGAAAGGTGGAATGAGGAATTTCCAGATAGACCAATCAACCTCATAGCAGAGACCTATCCGTTTGAGCAGATGCATAATAACCTGCTACTAGCTGTGCAGTCAGGGACCGGACTACCAGACATTGTGGACATAGAATTAGGACAATATCCAAATTTTATGGAAGGTGTTATCCAGTTTGAACCAATGAATGAGTATGTTGAGCCGATATTAGATAATGTTGTTGAATCTAGATATGAGTTATACGCAAGAGATGGTAACTATTATGGTATACCTACACACGTTGGTGCTACCGTGATGTATTATAATACAGAAATTATGGATGAAGCAGGAGTCGATATTGACAAGATCGTAACTTGGGATGATTTTGTTGAAGCAGGTAAACAAGTCGTTGAAAATACGGATTCAAAAATGTGGAATGTTGGAACCGAAGATTGGCTGATGGATATGTGGCCGATGATTTCTCAAAGAGGTTCCGATGCAATAGATGATGATGGAGAAGTGATTTTCAATAATGAAGAAAACGTGGCAACTTTACAATTCCTTCACGACGCTTTATACGTTGACGAGATAGCGGATCTAACTCCAGGAGGAATGAATCAATCAGAAGAATTTTACGGATATTACTTAGATGGAGGCTCGGCAGCTATTCTCGCACCATTGTGGTATATGGGTAGATTTGTCGATAATATGCCAGATCTCAAAGGTAAGATAGCCATAAGACCTATGCCAGCCTGGGAAGAAGGCGGCAATCGTTCAGCAGGGATGGGAGGAACTGGAACCGTTGTAACACAAGCAGCAAATAATGTTGAGCTTTCGAAAGAATTTCTAGCGTACGCTAAAATGTCTGAACAAGGAAACATCAACCTCTGGACAATACTTGGATTTGATCCGCCAAGATTCGATACTTGGGAAAGTGATGAAGTTAGAAATACAGACAATGTTTATTATGAATACTTTGGAGACAACATTTTTGATGTACTACTTGATGTTAGGGATGAAATCAATACATTACACGTTACATCGGATACACCAAACGTTATCAATGAGTATCACACACACGTAACCTTTAATGTATTGAGAAATAGAAATGAAACCCCTAAAGAAGCATTAGACAGATCAGCAGAAGTAGTGAGAAGTCTTCAAAGAAAGTAA